One Pseudodesulfovibrio senegalensis DNA segment encodes these proteins:
- a CDS encoding glycosyltransferase: MKIFQVINVRWFNATAWYAIYLSKLLSDDGHDVIVLTLENTPPDQKARELGLKTIPLDLNTNNPLRLAKTCGQIIALLRTYRPDIVNCHRGEGFFLWGLLKLANFGYRLIRTRGDQRLPKSDAFNRWLHAKVADAVVVTNRRMAQHFLSKMKTPESAVWLIQGGVNKTKFAFDEKGRTSVRKEFDFASENHVVGLLGRFDRVKGHRELIETVARLRSQGNENIRLFLIGFDTAMDSSQIRQWLQEYHVEDITRISGKRDDVAACISAMDTGVVASLWSEAIARAALEIMAAKRVLVSSDVGVMPDIVPAEALFEPGNVDEMTRVLDKAVNDEEFREKNLALHKATMSQLGGEDFLNRTLNLYTGLLEKN, encoded by the coding sequence ATGAAAATATTCCAAGTCATCAACGTACGATGGTTCAACGCCACGGCATGGTACGCCATATACCTGAGCAAACTGTTGTCCGACGACGGTCATGATGTCATTGTACTGACACTTGAAAACACACCTCCGGATCAAAAGGCGCGGGAATTGGGCCTGAAAACGATCCCGCTGGACCTCAACACTAATAACCCGTTGCGCCTGGCAAAAACGTGTGGCCAGATAATCGCGCTCCTGCGCACGTATCGGCCGGACATCGTTAACTGTCACCGCGGCGAGGGCTTTTTTCTCTGGGGCCTGCTCAAACTCGCGAATTTCGGGTACCGGCTGATACGCACCCGAGGAGACCAACGTTTACCCAAAAGCGATGCCTTCAACCGCTGGTTGCACGCCAAAGTCGCAGATGCGGTCGTGGTGACCAATCGGCGCATGGCACAACATTTCCTGAGCAAGATGAAAACTCCGGAATCCGCTGTCTGGCTCATTCAGGGAGGTGTGAACAAAACCAAATTCGCCTTTGATGAAAAAGGACGCACCTCGGTACGGAAAGAATTCGACTTCGCTTCCGAAAACCATGTTGTCGGCCTGCTCGGACGTTTCGACCGCGTCAAAGGGCACCGCGAGCTCATCGAGACCGTGGCACGCCTGCGGTCGCAGGGAAATGAAAACATCCGTCTGTTCCTGATTGGCTTTGACACGGCCATGGATTCCAGCCAGATCCGGCAATGGCTTCAAGAATACCATGTCGAGGACATCACCCGTATCAGCGGCAAACGCGACGACGTTGCCGCGTGCATCTCGGCTATGGATACGGGAGTGGTGGCTTCACTATGGTCCGAAGCCATTGCACGGGCGGCTCTGGAAATAATGGCGGCAAAACGTGTCCTTGTCAGTTCGGACGTTGGGGTAATGCCCGACATCGTTCCGGCCGAAGCCCTGTTTGAGCCGGGCAACGTGGACGAAATGACCCGAGTTCTGGACAAAGCCGTCAACGATGAAGAGTTCAGGGAAAAGAATCTGGCACTGCACAAGGCAACCATGTCGCAACTGGGAGGGGAAGATTTCTTGAACAGGACGCTCAACCTGTACACGGGTCTGTTGGAGAAGAACTAG